A region from the Clostridium beijerinckii genome encodes:
- a CDS encoding 2-dehydropantoate 2-reductase: MMKIRTVSIIGLGALGILFGNHLSKRMPKADLRIIADRDRIKKYESNHIYCNGQTCEFNYMTPEELFEPADLIIFAVKYDGLNDAIQAVKNQVGEQTIILSALNGITSEAVIGETYGMDKILHCVAQGMDAVKIGNKLTYEHMGMLCFGEGQPEVISPKVKKVTEFFEDMEFPYEAVTDMNKRLWGKFMLNVGVNQTVAVYESNYGEIQKEGQARDTMISAMREVMVLSEIKGINLNEDDLNYWLQVLSTLSPTGKPSMGQDLEAKRYSEVELFSGTVIKMGKKYCIPTPVNQQLYDKIKFIESQY; encoded by the coding sequence ATGATGAAAATAAGAACCGTATCAATTATTGGATTAGGTGCATTAGGAATTTTATTTGGAAATCACTTATCTAAAAGAATGCCAAAGGCAGATTTAAGAATAATTGCTGATAGAGATAGAATAAAGAAATATGAGAGCAATCATATTTATTGTAATGGACAAACTTGTGAATTTAATTATATGACACCAGAAGAATTATTTGAACCTGCTGATTTAATCATTTTTGCAGTTAAATATGATGGTTTAAACGATGCTATCCAAGCTGTTAAAAATCAAGTGGGAGAACAGACAATTATTTTATCTGCTTTAAATGGAATTACTAGTGAGGCTGTTATTGGAGAGACTTATGGCATGGATAAAATTTTACATTGCGTTGCACAGGGAATGGATGCAGTAAAGATAGGAAACAAGCTAACTTATGAACATATGGGAATGCTATGTTTTGGAGAAGGGCAACCAGAAGTTATATCTCCAAAAGTAAAGAAGGTGACAGAGTTTTTTGAAGATATGGAATTTCCATACGAGGCTGTTACTGATATGAATAAGAGGCTATGGGGTAAATTTATGCTAAATGTTGGTGTAAATCAAACAGTAGCTGTATATGAAAGTAATTATGGTGAGATTCAAAAAGAAGGACAAGCAAGAGATACAATGATTTCAGCCATGAGAGAGGTTATGGTACTGTCAGAGATTAAAGGTATAAATTTAAATGAAGATGATTTAAACTATTGGTTACAGGTATTAAGCACTTTAAGTCCAACTGGAAAGCCATCAATGGGTCAAGATTTAGAAGCAAAGCGTTATAGCGAGGTTGAGTTGTTCTCAGGTACGGTAATTAAAATGGGGAAAAAGTATTGTATTCCAACACCTGTAAATCAGCAGCTGTATGATAAAATTAAATTTATAGAAAGCCAATATTAA
- a CDS encoding reverse rubrerythrin, with the protein MKKFICTVCGYIHEGYAPPDICPICKVGADKFKEMKDDLNFADEHRIGVVDGVNDEILEGLRANFMGECTEVGMYLAMSRQADREGYPEVAEAYKRIAFEEAEHASKFAEILGEVVVADTKSNLSARVEAEYGACEGKKKLATLAKQNNLDAIHDTVHEMCKDEARHGKAFKGLLDRYFTK; encoded by the coding sequence ATGAAGAAATTTATTTGTACTGTGTGTGGTTATATTCATGAAGGCTATGCCCCACCTGATATTTGTCCTATTTGTAAAGTTGGAGCTGATAAATTTAAAGAAATGAAAGATGATTTAAATTTTGCTGATGAACATAGGATTGGAGTTGTAGATGGCGTTAATGATGAAATATTGGAAGGTTTGAGAGCTAATTTCATGGGTGAATGTACTGAAGTTGGAATGTATTTAGCAATGTCTCGTCAAGCTGATCGTGAAGGTTACCCTGAAGTGGCTGAAGCTTACAAACGAATTGCTTTTGAAGAAGCAGAACATGCTTCTAAATTTGCTGAAATCTTAGGTGAAGTAGTAGTTGCTGATACTAAGTCTAACTTAAGTGCTAGGGTTGAAGCTGAATATGGTGCTTGTGAAGGTAAAAAGAAACTTGCAACATTAGCTAAACAAAACAATTTAGACGCTATCCATGATACTGTTCATGAAATGTGTAAAGATGAAGCTAGACATGGTAAAGCATTTAAAGGGTTACTTGATAGATACTTTACTAAATAA
- a CDS encoding transcriptional regulator → MYEYNKLIYLKEENCVGCNKYIKNCPVIGANIAYLVDGNDKVRINEEKCIHCGECIKVCDHSARDFNDDTDDFFKDLSSGKKISLIVAPSIRVNIPNYKKVFGYFKSIGINLIYDVSFGADITVWAYLKSIKDKNLSSIIAQPCAPIVNYIERYDTMLTEHLAPIQSPMLCTAIYMKKYKNITDNIAFISPCIGKSDEIHDKNTHGYVNYNVTLKRLLEYFNKNNINIDNCEEYDFDDVKCDLGFLFSRPGGLRENIEARVKNAWIRQIEGQHHSYNYLNEYKQRISEGKEVPLVVDILNCSNGCNFGTAIINKDKLSIDDCDEKFNNLKKIKLEKNNKLFMKKKKDNLFKMFDKTFKLDDFTRVYNKNEVISDIKEPTELQYNEIFKSLNKLTDKYKNINCSACGYDTCKDMAKAIHNGLNMLHNCIDYNRQEVSNEQELLNYKNEQMHTLENLNELSEEKIRNAEILKKRVSEIICAIEEVSKGNEGSAISISKISIDIADVLETTKVLKDNVNEMQDKLNKFSSASEKIVNIASQTNLLALNAAIEAARAGESGKGFSVVADEVKKLSYESKDVATSTQSDQALMVKLIEQMHEVSEVLSRKMESVNNLINDISSVTEEVSANSEEISASASSLLEE, encoded by the coding sequence ATGTATGAATATAATAAATTGATTTATTTAAAAGAAGAAAATTGTGTTGGATGTAACAAATATATAAAAAATTGCCCAGTTATAGGTGCTAATATTGCGTACTTAGTAGATGGAAACGATAAAGTTAGAATAAATGAGGAAAAGTGTATACATTGTGGGGAATGTATCAAGGTATGTGATCATTCTGCAAGAGATTTTAATGATGATACTGATGATTTTTTTAAAGATTTATCTTCAGGGAAAAAAATATCATTAATAGTTGCACCATCAATTAGAGTTAATATTCCTAATTATAAGAAGGTATTTGGATATTTTAAATCAATAGGTATTAATTTAATATATGACGTTTCTTTTGGAGCGGATATAACTGTTTGGGCATATTTAAAATCTATTAAGGATAAAAATTTATCATCTATAATTGCGCAACCGTGTGCTCCTATAGTTAATTACATAGAAAGGTACGATACTATGTTAACAGAACATTTGGCACCTATTCAAAGTCCAATGTTATGCACCGCTATTTATATGAAAAAATATAAAAATATTACTGATAACATTGCTTTTATATCTCCATGTATAGGAAAATCAGATGAAATTCATGATAAAAATACACATGGATATGTGAATTATAATGTAACGTTAAAAAGACTGCTTGAGTATTTCAATAAAAACAATATAAATATTGATAATTGTGAAGAATATGATTTTGATGATGTAAAATGTGATTTGGGATTTTTATTTAGTAGACCTGGTGGCTTAAGAGAAAATATTGAAGCTAGAGTAAAAAACGCATGGATACGTCAAATCGAAGGTCAACATCATTCATATAATTATTTAAATGAGTATAAACAACGTATTAGTGAGGGGAAAGAAGTTCCATTAGTTGTAGATATTTTAAATTGTTCTAATGGGTGTAATTTTGGAACTGCTATAATAAATAAAGATAAATTGTCAATTGATGATTGTGACGAAAAATTTAACAATTTAAAAAAGATTAAACTTGAAAAAAATAATAAATTATTTATGAAAAAAAAGAAAGATAATCTTTTTAAAATGTTTGATAAAACGTTTAAATTAGATGATTTTACAAGAGTGTATAATAAAAATGAAGTTATATCTGATATAAAGGAACCTACAGAGTTACAATATAATGAAATATTTAAAAGTTTAAATAAACTTACTGATAAATATAAAAATATTAATTGTTCTGCATGTGGATATGATACATGCAAGGATATGGCTAAAGCAATACATAATGGATTAAATATGCTACATAATTGTATAGATTATAATAGACAGGAAGTTAGTAATGAACAAGAACTTTTAAATTATAAAAATGAACAAATGCACACTTTAGAAAATTTAAATGAATTGTCTGAAGAAAAAATTAGGAACGCTGAAATCTTAAAGAAAAGAGTTTCGGAAATAATATGTGCAATTGAAGAAGTTTCAAAAGGAAATGAAGGAAGTGCAATATCTATTAGTAAAATTTCTATTGATATAGCGGATGTTTTGGAAACGACAAAAGTTCTTAAAGATAATGTTAATGAAATGCAAGATAAATTAAATAAATTTTCTAGTGCGTCAGAGAAAATTGTAAATATTGCAAGCCAAACTAACTTATTAGCTTTAAATGCAGCAATTGAGGCTGCAAGAGCAGGAGAATCAGGTAAAGGTTTTTCAGTAGTAGCAGATGAGGTAAAAAAATTATCTTATGAATCAAAAGATGTAGCTACATCTACACAAAGTGACCAAGCTTTAATGGTGAAACTTATAGAACAAATGCATGAAGTGTCAGAAGTTTTATCAAGAAAGATGGAAAGTGTTAATAATTTAATAAATGATATTTCTTCTGTTACTGAAGAAGTATCCGCAAATAGTGAAGAAATAAGTGCATCAGCTTCTAGCCTTTTAGAGGAATAA
- a CDS encoding phosphoglycolate phosphatase — MNNNFEYILFDLDGTITDSGEGITKSVQYALKFFDISADNLEDLRKFIGPPLKDSFKEYYKFDEEKANLALVKYREYYADKGIYENNLYDGIIELLDTLKKNGKKIILATSKPEIYAKEILKYFKIDKYFTFVAGSDFEETRVKKGDVIKYALEGAKISDLSKVIMIGDREHDIIGAKENNIKSIGVLYGFGNVIELTQARAEYIASNIKELLNILL, encoded by the coding sequence TTGAATAACAATTTTGAATACATATTATTTGACTTAGATGGAACAATTACTGATTCTGGTGAGGGGATAACTAAATCCGTTCAATATGCTTTAAAATTTTTTGATATTTCAGCTGATAATCTAGAGGATTTACGTAAATTTATTGGACCACCTTTAAAAGACTCTTTTAAAGAATATTATAAGTTTGATGAAGAAAAAGCAAATCTTGCATTAGTGAAATACAGAGAATATTATGCGGATAAAGGCATTTATGAAAATAATTTATATGATGGAATAATAGAACTTTTGGATACACTTAAGAAAAATGGTAAGAAAATTATACTAGCTACATCAAAACCAGAGATATATGCTAAAGAAATTCTAAAATACTTTAAGATAGATAAGTATTTTACTTTTGTAGCTGGATCTGATTTTGAAGAAACACGAGTTAAAAAAGGTGATGTTATAAAGTATGCATTAGAAGGTGCTAAAATTTCTGACTTATCAAAGGTTATTATGATAGGAGATAGGGAACATGACATTATTGGAGCAAAGGAAAATAATATTAAATCAATAGGAGTTCTCTATGGATTTGGAAATGTAATAGAATTAACACAGGCTAGAGCAGAATACATAGCAAGTAATATTAAAGAATTATTAAATATTCTTCTTTAA
- a CDS encoding phage tail protein, whose product MIKKLIISSLVAISVIGMIPIAASAKWKEDSHKNRSWVEKGVVAKGWKQIDGKWYNFGNNGIMQKGWMLKDGIWHYVWSDGIVASNSWVSNGGFWYYFDENGNRVADSSVIEKRKYDFTDPTIILSQELDANTSMINIIASNNK is encoded by the coding sequence ATGATAAAAAAGTTAATAATATCATCATTAGTTGCAATATCAGTAATTGGAATGATACCAATAGCGGCTTCAGCTAAATGGAAAGAAGATTCACATAAAAATCGCAGTTGGGTAGAAAAAGGTGTAGTAGCTAAGGGTTGGAAGCAAATTGATGGGAAATGGTATAACTTTGGTAATAACGGAATAATGCAAAAAGGATGGATGCTGAAGGATGGAATTTGGCATTATGTATGGTCAGATGGAATTGTGGCATCTAATAGTTGGGTAAGTAATGGTGGCTTTTGGTACTATTTTGATGAAAATGGTAATAGGGTAGCAGATTCATCTGTTATTGAAAAGAGAAAGTATGATTTTACTGACCCGACAATTATATTATCACAAGAATTAGATGCTAATACATCCATGATAAACATTATTGCTTCAAATAATAAGTAA
- a CDS encoding GTP pyrophosphokinase, translating to MSQLRANEKIFLSGGDMNISPEVVEEKIEEMNATLLIYRSAIKEVKTKLDILDDELKIRRKRNPIEYMKSRVKTPGSIMDKLQRKGFDMSIDSAKKNLNDIAGIRVICSFVGDIYDIAEMLKRQDDIKLIEEKDYIKNPKSNGYRSLHLVVEVPIFFSDHVEPVRVEVQIRTIAMDFWASLEHKLYYKTLGESPVHITNDLKECADVIASTDMRMQDIQREVEKLR from the coding sequence ATGAGTCAGTTAAGAGCAAATGAAAAGATATTTTTAAGTGGAGGAGATATGAATATATCACCAGAAGTAGTTGAAGAAAAAATAGAAGAAATGAATGCGACTTTACTTATTTATCGTTCAGCTATAAAAGAAGTTAAAACTAAATTAGATATTTTAGATGATGAACTTAAAATAAGAAGAAAAAGAAATCCAATAGAGTATATGAAGTCTAGGGTTAAAACACCAGGTAGCATTATGGATAAATTGCAACGTAAAGGCTTTGATATGAGCATTGATTCTGCTAAAAAGAATTTAAATGACATTGCAGGAATACGAGTAATTTGTTCATTTGTTGGAGATATATATGATATTGCGGAAATGCTTAAAAGACAAGATGATATTAAATTAATTGAAGAGAAGGATTATATAAAGAATCCAAAGTCAAATGGATATAGAAGTCTTCATTTAGTTGTGGAAGTTCCTATATTTTTTTCAGACCATGTAGAACCCGTTAGAGTAGAAGTACAAATAAGAACAATAGCCATGGATTTTTGGGCAAGCCTTGAACATAAACTATATTATAAAACATTGGGAGAAAGTCCGGTACATATTACAAATGATCTAAAAGAATGTGCAGATGTTATAGCATCAACAGATATGAGAATGCAAGATATACAAAGAGAAGTTGAAAAATTGAGATAG
- a CDS encoding nitroreductase, with amino-acid sequence MIKELILKNRSYRRFYEDKPIEMNTLKELVNLARLSPSGGNMQSLRYILSNTKEQNDKINKNIFWAGYYKDWNGPKEGEKPSAYMVVVRDTTIGSSMPQNEGIAVQSILLGAVEKDLGGCIIANINKKSLAEELNLDEKYEITLVLALGYPKEKVVIETINESGDVRYWRDENETHHVPKRTLDELIL; translated from the coding sequence ATGATTAAAGAACTTATATTAAAAAATAGATCATATAGAAGATTTTATGAAGACAAGCCTATTGAAATGAATACTTTAAAAGAATTAGTAAATTTAGCAAGGTTATCACCATCAGGTGGTAATATGCAATCATTACGATATATTTTATCAAACACAAAAGAACAAAATGATAAAATAAATAAAAATATATTTTGGGCAGGATATTATAAAGACTGGAATGGACCTAAAGAAGGAGAAAAACCAAGTGCTTATATGGTAGTAGTTAGAGATACTACTATTGGGTCAAGTATGCCACAAAATGAAGGTATAGCAGTACAAAGCATTTTACTAGGAGCAGTTGAAAAAGATCTTGGAGGATGCATAATTGCAAATATAAATAAAAAAAGTTTGGCGGAAGAACTTAACTTAGATGAAAAATATGAAATTACATTGGTACTAGCATTAGGATATCCGAAAGAAAAGGTAGTTATTGAAACTATTAATGAATCTGGTGATGTTAGATATTGGAGAGATGAAAATGAAACTCATCATGTACCAAAAAGAACTTTAGATGAATTGATTTTATAG
- a CDS encoding heavy metal transporter: MEREHYIVDGLVNENMKTQVKNALEKIDGVSNVCVDLGRGSVEVIYNEPATQEEIKSCIENTGHKTHGMD; encoded by the coding sequence ATGGAAAGAGAACACTATATTGTTGATGGATTAGTTAATGAAAATATGAAGACACAAGTTAAAAATGCACTTGAAAAAATTGATGGTGTAAGTAATGTTTGTGTAGATCTTGGGCGTGGAAGCGTTGAAGTGATATACAATGAACCTGCAACACAAGAAGAAATTAAAAGCTGCATAGAAAATACAGGCCATAAGACACATGGAATGGATTAG
- a CDS encoding cell wall-binding protein yields the protein MKKNKILNGILIFGIIILCTIEFGRINEVKANAESNGWINVNNSWRYYSGPSIKTGWSEDKGDWYYLDENGMMKTGWIKSEGKWYYLDSDSGKMVTGWIEDKGHWYCLNNSGEMRIGWFEENGNLYYLNNSGIMVKNYYID from the coding sequence ATGAAAAAAAATAAAATTTTAAATGGTATATTAATATTTGGAATTATAATTTTATGTACAATTGAATTTGGGAGAATTAATGAGGTAAAAGCAAATGCAGAATCAAATGGTTGGATAAATGTTAATAACAGTTGGCGCTATTATAGTGGTCCTTCTATAAAAACTGGTTGGTCAGAAGATAAGGGGGACTGGTATTACTTAGATGAAAATGGAATGATGAAAACAGGATGGATTAAAAGTGAAGGAAAATGGTATTATCTTGACTCTGATTCTGGTAAAATGGTAACAGGATGGATTGAAGATAAGGGACATTGGTATTGTTTAAATAACTCTGGTGAAATGAGAATAGGATGGTTTGAAGAAAATGGAAATTTATATTACTTAAATAATTCTGGCATAATGGTTAAGAATTATTATATTGACTAA
- a CDS encoding bacteriohemerythrin: MYEFKEEYKTGIDFIDEQHKVLFEIADKTYNLLKNDFALDKYDKIVALIEELQNYTVFHFNAEEEYMKSIHYKRMFTQKIEHDAFVKRIKDVDFKKIDHNQDDYIISILQLLNDWLTGHIFENDKLIGK, translated from the coding sequence ATGTATGAATTTAAAGAAGAGTACAAAACCGGAATAGACTTTATTGATGAACAACATAAAGTTCTTTTCGAAATAGCTGATAAAACTTATAATTTGTTGAAAAATGATTTTGCACTTGATAAATATGACAAGATAGTGGCGCTAATAGAGGAACTTCAAAACTATACTGTATTTCATTTTAATGCTGAAGAAGAATATATGAAGAGTATTCATTACAAAAGAATGTTCACTCAAAAGATTGAACATGATGCATTTGTTAAAAGAATTAAAGATGTAGATTTTAAAAAGATTGATCATAATCAAGATGATTATATAATTAGTATATTGCAACTTCTAAATGATTGGTTAACAGGACATATCTTTGAAAATGATAAACTTATAGGAAAATAA
- a CDS encoding ACT domain-containing protein: MKAILTVIGQDKVGIIAGVSQKMLEYSINILDVNQTIMQGFFTMIMVLDCKDMKGSFEDVRTGLTAEGERLGVEIKIQREEIFKSMHSL, translated from the coding sequence ATGAAAGCAATATTAACAGTAATTGGGCAAGATAAAGTTGGTATCATAGCAGGCGTTAGTCAAAAAATGTTAGAATACAGTATCAACATATTAGATGTTAATCAAACTATAATGCAAGGATTTTTTACTATGATAATGGTATTAGACTGCAAAGATATGAAGGGTAGTTTTGAAGATGTTCGTACTGGATTAACAGCTGAAGGCGAAAGACTTGGGGTAGAAATAAAGATACAAAGAGAAGAAATATTTAAGTCAATGCATTCATTATAA
- a CDS encoding YgiQ family radical SAM protein, with protein MLDEKKFLPISKKDMEERGWHELDFIIVTADAYIDHHSFGTSIISRILEKHGYKVGIIAQPEWKTNDDFQKLGRPKYGFLVNAGNMDSMVNHYTVSKKLREKDLYSPGGKMGLRPDRATIVYCNKIREAYKDINIVIGGIEASLRRFAHYDYWSDKVRKSMLIDSTADLLIYGMGEKPIVAIAESLKNGVAAKDITYVRGTCYATESLEDVQDYIEIPSYKEVCADRYKYAEASKVEYQEQDSVRGNIIVQKCGNKYVVQNKPEAPLNREELDEVYALPYMRNYHPIYESQGGIAAIEEVKFSTVSSRGCFGDCKFCAITFHQGRVVQSRSKESILQEVEEITHMSDFKGYIHDVGGPTANFRKPACSKQLAFGACKAKECLSPGVCKNMDVDHSEYLDLLRAIREVPGVKKAFIRSGLRYDYIMADKDDTFFKELVEHHVSGKLKVAPEHVSEQVLKYMGKPAGETYDKFVAKFEKITKKIGKKQYVIPYLMSSHPGSTLDCAIELAEYLRDINYRPEQVQDFYPTPGTFATTMYYTGLDPMTMKEVYVPKTKHEKAMQRALLQFKNPKYYTLVYEALTEAGRTDLIGNDPKCLIRDKNHGSTNRYRENQVQGENNKNNAHKRIGATEEKIRNKTAKSNDKNSYAQGKFKDKNEGKCKGKNESRHEDKTQTSRGKSTPIGKGKSNTRNKSKRK; from the coding sequence ATGTTAGATGAAAAAAAGTTTTTACCCATAAGTAAAAAAGACATGGAAGAAAGAGGCTGGCATGAATTAGACTTTATAATTGTTACAGCTGATGCATATATAGATCATCATAGTTTTGGAACTTCAATTATTTCAAGGATTCTTGAAAAACATGGATACAAGGTAGGAATAATAGCTCAACCTGAGTGGAAGACTAATGATGATTTTCAAAAACTTGGGAGACCTAAGTATGGATTTTTAGTTAATGCAGGAAATATGGATTCTATGGTTAACCATTATACTGTAAGTAAGAAGCTGAGAGAAAAAGATCTTTATTCTCCAGGTGGAAAGATGGGACTTAGACCTGATAGAGCTACTATTGTTTATTGTAATAAGATAAGAGAAGCTTATAAGGATATTAATATTGTAATAGGGGGAATTGAAGCTAGTCTTAGAAGATTCGCTCATTATGACTATTGGAGTGACAAAGTAAGAAAATCAATGCTTATTGATAGCACAGCAGATCTTTTAATTTATGGTATGGGTGAAAAACCAATTGTAGCAATAGCAGAAAGCTTGAAAAATGGAGTGGCTGCAAAGGACATAACTTATGTAAGAGGTACTTGTTATGCCACAGAAAGTTTAGAAGACGTGCAGGATTATATTGAAATTCCTTCTTATAAAGAAGTTTGTGCAGATAGATATAAATATGCAGAAGCTAGTAAAGTTGAGTATCAGGAACAAGACTCAGTAAGAGGAAATATTATTGTACAAAAATGTGGAAATAAATATGTAGTTCAAAATAAGCCTGAAGCACCTTTAAATAGAGAAGAATTGGATGAAGTTTATGCACTTCCATATATGAGAAATTATCATCCTATATATGAAAGTCAAGGTGGAATAGCTGCAATTGAAGAAGTTAAGTTTAGTACAGTAAGTTCAAGAGGCTGTTTTGGTGACTGTAAGTTTTGTGCTATAACATTTCATCAAGGTAGAGTTGTTCAAAGCAGAAGTAAGGAATCAATATTACAAGAAGTTGAAGAAATTACACATATGTCTGATTTCAAAGGGTACATACATGATGTTGGGGGACCCACAGCAAACTTTAGAAAACCTGCATGTAGTAAACAACTAGCATTTGGTGCTTGTAAGGCAAAAGAATGTTTATCACCAGGAGTTTGTAAAAACATGGATGTGGATCATAGTGAATATTTAGATTTACTTAGAGCCATAAGGGAAGTTCCAGGTGTTAAAAAGGCATTTATACGTTCAGGACTTAGATATGATTATATAATGGCTGATAAAGATGATACGTTTTTCAAAGAATTAGTTGAACATCATGTAAGTGGAAAGTTAAAGGTAGCGCCAGAACATGTCTCAGAGCAAGTTCTAAAATACATGGGTAAGCCAGCAGGGGAAACATATGATAAATTTGTAGCCAAGTTTGAAAAAATAACAAAAAAGATTGGTAAGAAACAATATGTAATTCCGTACTTAATGTCATCACATCCAGGAAGTACATTAGATTGCGCTATTGAGCTTGCAGAATATTTGAGAGATATAAATTATAGACCAGAGCAAGTACAAGATTTTTATCCAACACCAGGTACGTTTGCTACAACAATGTATTATACAGGGCTTGATCCTATGACCATGAAAGAAGTTTATGTTCCAAAGACTAAGCATGAAAAAGCTATGCAAAGAGCACTTCTTCAATTTAAAAACCCAAAGTATTATACATTAGTATATGAAGCATTAACTGAAGCGGGCAGGACTGATTTGATTGGTAATGATCCTAAGTGTCTTATAAGAGATAAGAATCATGGTAGCACTAATAGATATAGGGAAAACCAAGTTCAAGGAGAAAATAATAAGAATAATGCGCATAAAAGGATTGGAGCTACTGAAGAAAAGATTAGAAATAAAACTGCAAAATCAAATGACAAAAACTCATATGCACAAGGGAAGTTTAAAGATAAAAATGAAGGCAAATGCAAAGGTAAGAATGAAAGCAGACATGAAGATAAAACACAAACTAGCAGAGGTAAAAGTACTCCAATAGGTAAAGGGAAATCTAATACAAGAAATAAATCTAAACGTAAATAA
- a CDS encoding 6-phosphogluconolactonase — MVLKQNIIVGFIGTYTKDKSKGIYRINFDITSGEIQKSNLAYEIENPTYLSIDKVLHIIYSACKIGEKSGVSSFKYWQEDNKLHLINSTLSEEKTPCHLSISNSKEILISSNYHENKMLIYNTLNGLILNSPMLGSHSGCSINISRQEKPHIHCSMFTADEKYIVSIDLGIDKMIVSTLEDNKLVQRDDLSHTFPAGTGPRHITYSKSKPYYYVLSELTSEIFAFKYNSKLAIPFKNIQTISSLPNDYKGKKGGAAIRIHKNNKFLYTSDRGNNSLSLFFINQDDGKLKYIDSFYCNGDSPRDFQLDPTGNFLLCANENSDNISIFSINQTTGALTFLNSETIPTPTCIEFV, encoded by the coding sequence ATGGTATTGAAACAAAATATTATAGTTGGATTTATTGGAACTTATACCAAAGATAAAAGTAAAGGAATTTATAGAATTAATTTCGATATAACTTCTGGTGAAATTCAAAAAAGTAATTTAGCTTATGAAATAGAGAATCCAACATATTTATCCATTGATAAAGTACTACATATTATTTATTCTGCTTGTAAAATTGGTGAAAAGTCTGGGGTATCATCATTTAAATATTGGCAAGAAGATAATAAATTACATTTAATAAATTCTACTCTTTCAGAAGAAAAAACACCTTGTCATTTAAGTATAAGTAATAGCAAAGAAATATTAATTTCATCAAACTACCATGAAAATAAAATGCTTATCTATAATACTTTAAATGGCTTAATATTAAATTCTCCTATGCTCGGAAGTCATAGTGGTTGTAGCATAAATATTTCAAGACAAGAAAAACCGCACATTCATTGTTCTATGTTTACAGCTGATGAAAAATATATTGTTTCCATTGATTTAGGAATTGATAAAATGATAGTTTCAACCTTAGAGGATAATAAGCTTGTTCAAAGAGATGACCTTAGTCACACCTTTCCAGCTGGAACTGGTCCAAGACATATAACTTATTCAAAGTCAAAACCTTATTATTATGTCTTAAGTGAACTAACTTCTGAAATTTTTGCTTTTAAATATAACTCAAAATTGGCAATTCCTTTTAAAAACATTCAAACTATAAGCAGTTTACCTAACGATTATAAAGGTAAAAAAGGGGGAGCTGCTATACGTATTCATAAAAACAATAAATTTTTATACACTTCAGATAGAGGCAATAATTCACTAAGTTTATTTTTTATAAATCAAGATGATGGAAAATTAAAATATATAGATTCTTTTTATTGCAACGGAGATTCACCTCGAGATTTTCAATTAGACCCAACAGGTAACTTCTTACTTTGTGCTAACGAAAACTCCGATAATATATCTATATTTTCTATTAATCAAACAACGGGTGCATTAACATTTCTTAACTCAGAAACTATTCCAACACCTACGTGTATAGAATTTGTTTAA